ATCCACCACGATGTCACCAACGCCCCGGAACCGTTCGTGCGCATCGTGTTCCAGCCCATCCCGTTCGGGCTCCTGTACACCGCGGGGGAGATCGCCCCGTCGATCATCGTCGCCGGCAACATCCGCGACGGGCGTTCGGAGGCCTCGCGGCAGCAGATCATCCAGCGCTGCTACGACCTGGTCACCGAGGTCACCGACGCCATGCCCAGCCAGATCGTCGTCACCGTCGACGAGGTGCCCTACAGCTGGATCATGGAGGCCGGCTACTTCATGCCCCCGGCCAACGACGCCGCCGAGGACGCCTGGATCGCGCAACTCCAGCGGGCCTACCCCGGCGAGTTCGACGAGTGGGGCGCGAGCGGCAAGGCGCCGGCGCTGGAGACCGAGGCCGACGACCAGTCGCGGCTGCAGCGGATCCGGCAGCTGACCGAGCGCTACGCGATGATCGCCCGGCGCAACGGTCACGACGTCAAGACCCTGCTCGGCCAGATGGCCGAGCAGCTGGACGGCGAGCCGGCCGCCAACGGCCGCCGCTGAACGCGGCCCCGACGCAACGGTCCCGGTCATGACCCACACCGGTGTTCTCGCCCAGAACGTGCACGGGGCAGCGCAGTGCTTCGTCAGCTACTGCTGTGAGGGGGCTCGACGCCTCGGCGGGCACGTCTATCCCGACATCACCGTCGACTACATCGGTCTCGGCCACACCCTGGCCGCGGCGCAGCGGGACCCGTACCGGGCCCGGGAGATCATCGCCCGCAGCGTCTCCCAGCTGAGCCGGGCCGGCGCCGGGTTCTTCGTCTGCGCCGACAACACCGCCCATCTGGCGCTCGACCTACCGGGAGCCGACCTGGAGATCCCCGGGCTGCACCTGGCCCAACTGGTCACCGAGCAGGCCAGTGCTCGGGGGTTCCGGCGGCTCGGCCTGCTCGGGACCGGGATGACGATCGGCAGCGACCTGTACCCCCGGTGGTGTGCTGCCCAAGGCATCGACGTGGTCCGGCCGGCACCGGAGGACGTCCAGGCCGTCGACCGGATCGTCATGGGAGAGCTGATCAACGGCGGGCTGTCCGAGCAGTCCCGGCAGCAGGCGCAGCGGATCGTCCGGCGGTTCGCCGAGCAGGGGTGCGATGCGGTCGTTCTGGCCTCCACCGAACTACCCCGCCTGGTCGTGGGTCTGGAGCTCGCTCTCCCGGTCCTGGACACGGCGGACATCGCGGCCACGGCCGCCTTGGACGTCGCGCTGGACGATCGGCCGCTACCGACCTGGCGAGGTGGCCCGCATCCCGACCTGCCCCGTCCCACCGCCTGACGCGGGCGGTTCGCGGCGCTGGTCGCCGGGGAACACTGCAGGGGGTTCCGGACGAGGGCGAGGTCGGCGATGCGGGTAGCGGTGACGGGCGGCAGCGGCAAGCTGGGCCGGGCGGTCGTGCGGGACCTGGTCGAGCACGGTCACGAGGTGATCAACCTGGACCGGGCGCCGTCGGCCGATCCGGTCGGCACCTTCGTCAAGGTCGACGTCGCCGACTACGGCCAGGTGCTGGGGGCGTTCCTCGGCGTGGACGACCGCTTCGACAATCTCGACGCGGTCGTGCATCTCGCGGCGATCCCGGCCCCGGGCCTGGTCCCCAACACGGCGGCCTTCGAGAACAACATCCTGTCCACCCATCACGTCTTCGCCGCGGCCCGCGCCGCCCGCATCCGCACCGTGGTGTGGGCTTCCAGCGAGACCGTGCTCGGTCTGCCCTTCGGCCCGGACGCCCCGCCGCCGTACATCCCGGTCGACGAGGACTACCACCCGCGCCCGAACTCCGCGTACTCGCTGGCCAAGACGCTCGAGGAGGAGATGGCCGCCCAGTTCTGCCGCTGGGATCCGGAGCTGACGATGACCGGACTGCGGTTCTCCAACGTCATGGAGCCCGCGGACTACGCCGAGTTCCCGTCGTTCGACGACGACCCGAGCCGGCGCATCTGGAACCTGTGGGGGTACATCGACGCTCGGGACGGGGCTCAGGCCGTCCGTCTGTCGTTGACGCGCCCCGGTCCGGGCGTCGAGGTCTGCATCATCGCCGCCGCGGACACCGTGATGGGCCGCCCGAGTGCCGAGTTGGCCGCCGACGCGTTCCCCGATGTCCCCCTGACCCGTCCCCTCGACGGCCACGAGACCCTCCTGGGCATCGACAAGGCCCGTCGTCTGCTGGGTTTCGCGCCGGCGCACAGCTGGCGCGCGGAGGTCTGAACGGGTCAGGCCGCCGCGAGAGGCGTCGGCGCGGGGCGGTCCGCCACCCGCTCGCCCCACAGCACCCGCCCGAACATCGTCAGGCCCAGGCCGAGACTGACGAAGCCGATCGACCAACCCGCTTCGATGACGACGACGTTGAGATCGGACCAGAGCTGCAGGAGGAAGTGGGCCG
This sequence is a window from Nakamurella flava. Protein-coding genes within it:
- a CDS encoding aspartate/glutamate racemase family protein; amino-acid sequence: MTHTGVLAQNVHGAAQCFVSYCCEGARRLGGHVYPDITVDYIGLGHTLAAAQRDPYRAREIIARSVSQLSRAGAGFFVCADNTAHLALDLPGADLEIPGLHLAQLVTEQASARGFRRLGLLGTGMTIGSDLYPRWCAAQGIDVVRPAPEDVQAVDRIVMGELINGGLSEQSRQQAQRIVRRFAEQGCDAVVLASTELPRLVVGLELALPVLDTADIAATAALDVALDDRPLPTWRGGPHPDLPRPTA
- a CDS encoding tautomerase family protein, with protein sequence MPVYQVAHSGLPLTLTQRDRLARGITKIHHDVTNAPEPFVRIVFQPIPFGLLYTAGEIAPSIIVAGNIRDGRSEASRQQIIQRCYDLVTEVTDAMPSQIVVTVDEVPYSWIMEAGYFMPPANDAAEDAWIAQLQRAYPGEFDEWGASGKAPALETEADDQSRLQRIRQLTERYAMIARRNGHDVKTLLGQMAEQLDGEPAANGRR
- a CDS encoding NAD-dependent epimerase/dehydratase family protein is translated as MRVAVTGGSGKLGRAVVRDLVEHGHEVINLDRAPSADPVGTFVKVDVADYGQVLGAFLGVDDRFDNLDAVVHLAAIPAPGLVPNTAAFENNILSTHHVFAAARAARIRTVVWASSETVLGLPFGPDAPPPYIPVDEDYHPRPNSAYSLAKTLEEEMAAQFCRWDPELTMTGLRFSNVMEPADYAEFPSFDDDPSRRIWNLWGYIDARDGAQAVRLSLTRPGPGVEVCIIAAADTVMGRPSAELAADAFPDVPLTRPLDGHETLLGIDKARRLLGFAPAHSWRAEV